Proteins encoded in a region of the Balneolales bacterium ANBcel1 genome:
- the lysS gene encoding lysine--tRNA ligase yields the protein MTEAELSLTEQARFRREKLDEIRKLGFDPYPHDFTTNSHAAQIRENPGLLEGEEAERTRVTIAGRVMTRRIMGKAAFFNLQDQSGTIQVYIRRDDVGTDVYNTLFKKLIDLGDIVGVSGFVFKTRTGEITVHAETFQLLTKTLRPLPVAKEVEDDEGNKVTYDAFSDKEHRYRQRYLDLIVNPEVREVFAMRTRMIQTMRDYMNAMGYLEVETPILQPIYGGAAARPFETHHNALDMKLYLRIANELYLKRLIIGGYDGVYEFAKDFRNEGMSRFHNPEFTQVELYVAYKDYEWMMGFVEKMVEHVVKTLHGTTKITVGDNEIDFKTPWRRIPMLEAIAEETGKDLSGMDEDEIRKTARELRVPVDESMGKGKLIDEIFGEKVEHKLIQPTFITDYPIEMSPLAKKHRTKEGLVERFELMCNGKELCNAFTELNDPVDQRQRLEEQAKLRSAGDDEAMVVDEDFLKALEYGMPPTAGLGIGIDRLAMILTNQDSIRDVLFFPHMRPE from the coding sequence ATGACCGAAGCCGAACTGAGCCTGACCGAGCAGGCGCGTTTCCGACGCGAAAAACTGGATGAAATCCGCAAACTGGGTTTCGACCCCTATCCGCATGATTTCACCACAAATTCCCATGCCGCCCAAATCCGGGAGAACCCCGGGCTGCTGGAAGGCGAGGAGGCCGAGCGAACCCGGGTTACCATCGCCGGGCGCGTAATGACCCGCCGCATCATGGGCAAGGCCGCTTTTTTCAATCTTCAGGATCAGTCCGGGACCATACAGGTTTATATCCGCCGGGATGATGTCGGCACCGATGTCTACAACACACTCTTCAAGAAACTCATCGACCTGGGTGACATTGTCGGGGTTTCCGGTTTTGTATTCAAAACACGCACCGGCGAAATCACCGTACACGCCGAAACGTTTCAACTGTTGACCAAAACGCTTCGGCCGCTCCCCGTCGCAAAGGAGGTCGAAGACGATGAGGGCAACAAGGTCACCTACGACGCCTTTTCCGACAAGGAGCACCGCTACCGGCAACGCTACCTGGACCTGATCGTCAACCCGGAAGTGCGGGAGGTTTTCGCCATGCGCACCCGCATGATCCAGACCATGCGCGACTATATGAACGCCATGGGATATCTGGAAGTCGAGACCCCCATCCTCCAGCCGATCTACGGCGGCGCGGCCGCACGTCCCTTCGAAACGCACCACAACGCGCTGGACATGAAGCTCTACCTGCGCATCGCCAACGAACTCTACCTCAAGCGGCTGATCATCGGCGGGTACGACGGCGTATACGAGTTTGCCAAGGACTTCCGCAACGAAGGCATGAGCCGCTTTCACAACCCGGAGTTCACCCAGGTGGAGCTGTACGTCGCCTACAAGGACTACGAGTGGATGATGGGCTTCGTGGAGAAAATGGTCGAGCACGTGGTCAAAACCCTGCACGGAACCACCAAAATTACTGTCGGTGATAACGAGATCGATTTCAAAACCCCCTGGCGCCGAATCCCTATGCTCGAAGCCATAGCCGAAGAGACCGGCAAGGACCTTTCCGGTATGGATGAGGATGAGATCCGAAAAACCGCCAGGGAACTGCGGGTTCCGGTGGATGAATCCATGGGCAAGGGCAAGCTGATCGACGAAATCTTCGGCGAAAAAGTGGAGCACAAACTGATCCAGCCTACCTTTATCACCGACTATCCGATTGAAATGAGTCCGCTTGCCAAAAAACATCGCACCAAGGAGGGCCTGGTCGAGCGCTTCGAGCTGATGTGCAACGGCAAGGAGCTCTGCAATGCGTTCACCGAACTCAACGACCCGGTCGACCAACGCCAGCGGCTGGAAGAACAGGCAAAATTGCGCTCTGCCGGCGATGACGAGGCGATGGTCGTGGATGAGGACTTCCTCAAGGCCCTTGAATACGGCATGCCCCCGACCGCCGGACTCGGTATCGGCATCGACCGGCTTGCCATGATTCTGACCAACCAGGATTCCATCCGCGATGTGCTCTTTTTCCCCCATATGAGACCCGAATAA
- a CDS encoding ABC transporter permease — protein MNFKWFLAYRYFRGRTTGSTFLSFIKIMAVAGVAIGAAGLLIALSIVHGFKSVIQEKILGYGTHISVMTFSEDPLFRSDTLTVFLENLPDITGAQAVVQSQGMVQTRDHVEGSFIKGVDSDGDLSNIREYIRDGTYFLGRNEDGLPGAVIGARLARNLNASPGSVITAYAIQGMPTPLNLPQIRQFHVSGIYHTGIDQFDDVLMLVDREYARELFGLPHPKATQVELRVSDIDRIHEIQSGVDAHLAFPYFSESIYQRYRSIFAWINLQEQTIPFVIAVMIIVAAFNLIGTVLIMVLERTRDIGILKTMGADDKSVRSIFLIEGLIVGMAGLAIGILLSVAFFYIQDTWQIIPLPEESYYMSSAPVEPRWFDFILVSSVTLILCAMASWLPARVAARLNPLSVISYGR, from the coding sequence ATGAACTTCAAGTGGTTCCTCGCTTACCGGTATTTTCGCGGCCGCACGACGGGCAGCACCTTCCTCTCCTTCATCAAGATCATGGCGGTTGCCGGCGTGGCCATAGGCGCGGCCGGACTCCTCATCGCCCTCTCCATCGTTCACGGATTTAAATCGGTGATTCAGGAGAAAATTCTCGGCTACGGAACCCATATATCGGTGATGACCTTCAGCGAAGACCCCCTGTTCCGCAGCGATACGCTCACCGTGTTTCTGGAAAATCTGCCGGATATCACCGGAGCGCAAGCGGTTGTCCAGTCACAGGGCATGGTGCAGACCCGCGACCATGTCGAGGGTTCCTTCATTAAAGGGGTGGATTCCGACGGCGACCTTTCCAACATCCGCGAATATATCCGCGACGGCACCTACTTCCTGGGGCGAAACGAAGACGGGCTGCCCGGCGCGGTGATCGGAGCCCGTCTGGCCAGAAACCTGAATGCATCGCCCGGAAGCGTAATCACCGCCTACGCCATCCAGGGCATGCCGACTCCGCTTAATCTGCCGCAGATTCGCCAGTTTCACGTATCCGGCATCTATCATACCGGCATCGATCAATTCGACGATGTGCTGATGCTCGTTGACCGCGAATACGCCCGCGAGCTTTTCGGCCTCCCCCACCCCAAGGCCACACAGGTGGAGCTGCGCGTGAGCGACATCGACCGCATCCACGAGATACAATCAGGAGTTGATGCGCACCTGGCGTTTCCCTACTTCTCCGAGTCCATCTATCAGCGATATCGCAGCATCTTTGCCTGGATTAACCTGCAGGAGCAGACCATTCCGTTTGTTATCGCCGTAATGATCATCGTGGCGGCGTTCAACCTGATCGGCACGGTCCTTATCATGGTACTGGAACGCACCCGCGACATCGGGATACTCAAAACCATGGGCGCCGACGATAAAAGCGTGCGCTCCATCTTCCTGATTGAAGGACTGATTGTCGGCATGGCGGGGCTGGCCATCGGAATACTGCTCTCTGTCGCTTTTTTCTATATCCAGGACACCTGGCAGATCATACCGCTGCCCGAAGAGAGCTACTACATGAGCTCCGCGCCGGTCGAACCACGCTGGTTTGACTTTATTCTGGTCAGTTCCGTAACTCTGATCCTCTGCGCGATGGCTTCCTGGCTTCCCGCCCGGGTGGCGGCACGGCTCAATCCGTTGTCGGTGATTTCATACGGAAGGTAG
- a CDS encoding DUF58 domain-containing protein — translation MLSKELFKKIRHLEIRTRGLVNEMFGGEYQSAFKGRGMTFSEVRTYQFGDDVRQIDWNVTARSQEPYIKVFEEEREQTLMLCVDISPSGQFGSGRQRKLDLVTELSAILAFSAIKNNDKVGLLLFTDRIEKVVLPRKGRAHVLRLIQELLTTRPAGTGTNIGNAVAYLTRMLRRRSIFILISDFQSSGFEKELRIANRKHDFVSILIDDPLERELPDLGLMPLQDAETGRFQIIDTSSREVRSQYERRRRNRMERLQKLFLKHRIDAITLMTNESFIEPVMSFFKRRIRRH, via the coding sequence ATGCTCTCAAAAGAACTGTTTAAAAAAATCCGGCACCTGGAAATACGTACCAGGGGACTTGTCAACGAAATGTTCGGCGGTGAGTATCAGTCGGCATTCAAGGGAAGGGGTATGACCTTTTCGGAGGTGCGCACCTATCAGTTCGGGGACGATGTGCGTCAAATTGACTGGAACGTCACCGCCCGAAGCCAGGAACCCTACATCAAGGTGTTTGAAGAGGAGCGTGAGCAAACCCTGATGCTCTGTGTGGATATCTCCCCGAGCGGGCAATTCGGCAGCGGGCGGCAGCGAAAACTCGATCTGGTCACCGAACTCTCCGCGATCCTTGCTTTCAGCGCCATCAAAAACAATGACAAGGTCGGGCTGCTCCTGTTTACCGACCGCATTGAGAAGGTCGTGCTGCCGCGCAAGGGCCGTGCGCACGTGCTGCGGCTGATCCAGGAGCTGCTCACCACCCGGCCGGCCGGCACGGGTACGAATATCGGCAATGCGGTGGCCTATCTCACCCGGATGCTTCGCCGCCGTTCGATATTCATACTGATCAGCGACTTTCAATCATCCGGATTCGAAAAAGAGCTCAGGATCGCCAACCGCAAGCACGATTTTGTGAGTATATTGATTGATGATCCGCTGGAACGGGAGCTTCCCGACCTGGGCCTAATGCCTCTTCAGGATGCGGAAACCGGGCGTTTTCAAATCATCGACACCTCCAGCCGGGAAGTCCGCAGCCAGTACGAACGACGGCGGCGGAACCGTATGGAGCGCCTGCAGAAACTCTTTTTGAAGCACCGGATCGACGCGATCACCCTTATGACCAACGAATCCTTTATTGAGCCGGTGATGTCGTTTTTCAAGCGGCGCATCCGCAGGCATTGA
- a CDS encoding 4'-phosphopantetheinyl transferase superfamily protein — protein sequence MKTREMVRSSLDRLLMLEGFDPTTFELKKRPGGKPYGILEGREVGIGISHCKSLLVCALYIGGDAGIDVEQCERPLHPSLRKRIVHPDDHSMISEDLCGIRLWTVKEAVLKYLGTGLRLAMNKIKLEELDQYRFSAELESQKLTVSSFPFRNHWVALAYREQD from the coding sequence ATGAAGACCAGGGAGATGGTCAGGTCCTCGCTGGACAGACTCCTAATGCTCGAGGGGTTTGACCCGACGACCTTTGAGCTCAAAAAGCGACCTGGCGGCAAACCTTACGGAATTCTTGAGGGACGAGAGGTGGGCATCGGCATATCCCACTGCAAATCGTTGCTGGTATGCGCACTTTACATCGGTGGGGATGCCGGTATCGATGTGGAGCAGTGTGAGCGACCGCTTCATCCCTCACTTCGAAAGCGCATTGTACATCCGGACGATCACTCCATGATTTCGGAGGATCTATGTGGAATCCGGCTTTGGACCGTCAAGGAAGCGGTCCTGAAATATCTCGGAACCGGTTTGCGCCTTGCCATGAATAAAATTAAACTTGAGGAACTGGACCAATACCGTTTTTCGGCTGAACTGGAGTCTCAAAAGCTCACGGTGTCCTCGTTTCCGTTCAGGAATCATTGGGTGGCGCTGGCTTACCGGGAGCAGGACTGA
- the ald gene encoding alanine dehydrogenase: MIIGVPREIKSHENRVSLLPSGVVMLKRRGHRVLVEEGAGVGSGFPDERYREAGAEIITGAGRIWSEAEMIMKVKEPIRQEYPLMREGQIIFTFFHFAASEELTRAVMDSGCLAIAYETVERPDRSLPLLIPMSEVAGRMSVQQGAKYLEKAQGGRGVLLSGIPGVRPGSVLVLGGGIVGVNAAKMAAGMGANVTIMDISLPRLRYLDDIMPRNVTTLYSSESNIRDMLPSLDLIIGGVLIPGAKAPRLITRDMLRDLRPGSVLVDVAIDQGGSMETARPTTHDDPVYVVDDVIHYCVANMPGAVPYTSTVGLTNATMPYALQIADKGWKDALKENPDLVPGLNVAFGEITHKDVAGAFDLDWKPVESVWQ; this comes from the coding sequence ATGATCATAGGGGTCCCCAGAGAGATCAAATCACACGAAAACCGGGTTTCACTGCTGCCGTCGGGGGTAGTTATGCTCAAACGCCGAGGCCACCGCGTGCTGGTGGAAGAGGGAGCGGGCGTGGGCAGCGGTTTTCCGGACGAGCGGTACCGGGAGGCGGGCGCGGAAATCATCACGGGGGCCGGCCGGATATGGTCCGAGGCGGAGATGATTATGAAGGTCAAGGAGCCTATCCGCCAGGAGTATCCCCTGATGCGGGAGGGTCAGATAATTTTTACCTTTTTTCATTTTGCCGCAAGCGAGGAACTGACCCGCGCGGTGATGGACTCGGGATGTCTGGCCATTGCCTACGAAACGGTTGAGCGTCCCGACCGGTCGCTGCCGCTGCTTATCCCTATGAGTGAAGTGGCCGGCAGGATGTCCGTTCAGCAGGGCGCCAAATATCTGGAGAAAGCCCAGGGCGGGCGGGGTGTGCTCCTGAGCGGGATTCCCGGTGTACGGCCCGGCAGCGTGCTGGTGCTGGGTGGCGGCATCGTGGGGGTCAACGCGGCCAAAATGGCTGCCGGAATGGGGGCCAATGTGACGATCATGGACATCAGTCTGCCGCGCCTGCGCTATCTGGATGACATCATGCCGCGCAATGTGACCACCCTCTACTCTTCGGAATCCAATATCCGGGATATGCTGCCTTCCCTGGATCTGATTATCGGCGGCGTGCTTATTCCCGGAGCCAAGGCCCCCAGGCTCATAACCCGGGATATGCTCCGTGACTTGCGTCCGGGCTCGGTTCTGGTGGATGTGGCCATAGACCAGGGCGGCAGTATGGAGACCGCCAGGCCGACCACCCACGACGATCCGGTGTATGTTGTGGATGATGTGATCCACTATTGCGTAGCCAATATGCCGGGCGCCGTACCGTATACCTCAACGGTTGGCCTGACCAACGCCACCATGCCTTACGCTCTGCAGATCGCCGACAAAGGGTGGAAAGATGCCCTGAAAGAGAACCCCGACCTTGTTCCCGGTCTGAACGTCGCCTTCGGCGAAATTACCCACAAGGATGTGGCGGGGGCATTTGACCTGGACTGGAAACCGGTCGAAAGCGTCTGGCAGTGA